The Suncus etruscus isolate mSunEtr1 chromosome 14, mSunEtr1.pri.cur, whole genome shotgun sequence genome contains a region encoding:
- the NUDT7 gene encoding peroxisomal coenzyme A diphosphatase NUDT7 isoform X1 has translation MPRPYPLPGPVRPYLAVLRTYSWLWALDHMRCQGLNPGQPCARQNLIEAAKARLKAHDIGAKYSHLAYKKYSILLPLLVKEERLHLLFTLRSQKLRQWPGEVCFPGGKQDPADVDDVATALREAQEEVGLEPKQVEVVCHLVPHLLLDKGSMITPVVGFIDHNFQAQPNPDEVQDVFLVPLDYFLHPVTYQQKHFVKNGHTFPIHCFQYTSPENGVTYHIRGITARAALLVALIILGEKPTFEVEFNLDNLISSAEELFLKYYKQDINSKL, from the exons ATGCCGCGGCCATACCCGCTCCCGGGACCCGTCAG gccatatctggctgtgctcaggacttactcctggctctgggctttggaccatatgcgatgccagggactgaatccgggtcagccatgtgcaaggcaa aacTTGATAGAGGCGGCCAAGGCCCGCCTGAAAGCGCATGACATCGGGGCCAAATATTCTCACTTAGCATATAAAAAATACTCTATCCTGTTGCCACTGTTGGTTAAGGAAGAGAGGCTCCACCTGTTATTCACCCTCCGGTCACAGAAG CTGAGGCAGTGGCCAGGAGAAGTGTGTTTCCCTGGAGGGAAGCAGGACCCTGCCGACGTGGACGATGTGGCCACTGCACTCCGGGAGGCCCAAGAGGAAGTGGGGCTGGAGCCGAAGCAGGTGGAAGTTGTTTGCCACCTGGTGCCCCATCTGCTGCTAGAT aAAGGTTCCATGATCACCCCAGTTGTGGGGTTTATAGACCACAACTTCCAGGCACAGCCCAACCCTGATGAAGTTCAGGACGTGTTCCTGGTGCCCTTGGACTATTTCTTGCACCCCGTGACCTACCAGCAGAAGCACTTTGTCAAGAATGGGCATACCTTTCCCATCCATTGCTTCCAGTACACCAGCCCTGAAAATGGGGTGACCTACCACATCCGGGGAATAACTGCCAGGGCGGCCCTGCTCGTCGCCTTGATTATTTTGGGGGAGAAACCCACCTTTGAGGTTGAATTCAATCTCGACAATCTCATCTCATCCGCGGAAGAACTCTTTTTAAAGTATTACAAACAGGACATTAACAGCAAATTATGA
- the NUDT7 gene encoding peroxisomal coenzyme A diphosphatase NUDT7 isoform X2, with translation MPRPYPLPGPVRKNLIEAAKARLKAHDIGAKYSHLAYKKYSILLPLLVKEERLHLLFTLRSQKLRQWPGEVCFPGGKQDPADVDDVATALREAQEEVGLEPKQVEVVCHLVPHLLLDKGSMITPVVGFIDHNFQAQPNPDEVQDVFLVPLDYFLHPVTYQQKHFVKNGHTFPIHCFQYTSPENGVTYHIRGITARAALLVALIILGEKPTFEVEFNLDNLISSAEELFLKYYKQDINSKL, from the exons ATGCCGCGGCCATACCCGCTCCCGGGACCCGTCAG aaagaacTTGATAGAGGCGGCCAAGGCCCGCCTGAAAGCGCATGACATCGGGGCCAAATATTCTCACTTAGCATATAAAAAATACTCTATCCTGTTGCCACTGTTGGTTAAGGAAGAGAGGCTCCACCTGTTATTCACCCTCCGGTCACAGAAG CTGAGGCAGTGGCCAGGAGAAGTGTGTTTCCCTGGAGGGAAGCAGGACCCTGCCGACGTGGACGATGTGGCCACTGCACTCCGGGAGGCCCAAGAGGAAGTGGGGCTGGAGCCGAAGCAGGTGGAAGTTGTTTGCCACCTGGTGCCCCATCTGCTGCTAGAT aAAGGTTCCATGATCACCCCAGTTGTGGGGTTTATAGACCACAACTTCCAGGCACAGCCCAACCCTGATGAAGTTCAGGACGTGTTCCTGGTGCCCTTGGACTATTTCTTGCACCCCGTGACCTACCAGCAGAAGCACTTTGTCAAGAATGGGCATACCTTTCCCATCCATTGCTTCCAGTACACCAGCCCTGAAAATGGGGTGACCTACCACATCCGGGGAATAACTGCCAGGGCGGCCCTGCTCGTCGCCTTGATTATTTTGGGGGAGAAACCCACCTTTGAGGTTGAATTCAATCTCGACAATCTCATCTCATCCGCGGAAGAACTCTTTTTAAAGTATTACAAACAGGACATTAACAGCAAATTATGA